In a single window of the Oryctolagus cuniculus chromosome 2, mOryCun1.1, whole genome shotgun sequence genome:
- the PCDH7 gene encoding protocadherin-7 isoform X11 produces MLRMRTAGWARGGCLGCCLLLPLWLSLAAAKQLLRYRLAEEGPADVRIGNVASDLGIVTGSGEVTFSLESGSEYLKIDNITGELSTSERRIDREKLPQCQMIFDENECFLDFEVSVIGPSQSWVDLFEGRVIVLDINDNTPTFPSPVLTLTVEENRAVGTLYLLPTATDRDFGRNGIERYELLQEPGGGGGGGGGEGRRAGAADSAPYPGGGGNGASGGGPGGSKRRLDAPEAGGGTSPGGRSSVFELQVADTPDGEKQPQLIVKGALDREQRDSYELTLRVRDGGDPPRSSQAILRVLITDVNDNSPRFEKSVYEADLAENSAPGTPILQLRAADLDVGVNGQIEYVFGAATESVRRLLRLDETSGWLSVLHRIDREEVNQLRFTVMARDRGQPPKTDKATVVLNIKDENDNVPSIEIRKIGRIPLKDGVANVAEDVLVDTPIALVQVSDRDQGENGVVTCTVVGDVPFQLKPASDSEGDQNKKKYFLHTSAPLDYEATREFNVVIVAVDSGSPSLSSNNSLIVKVGDTNDNPPVFGQSVVEVYFPENNVPGERVATVLATDADSGKNAEVAYSLDSSVLGVFAIDPDSGDILVNTVLDREQTDRYEFKVNAKDKGIPVLQGSTTVIVQVADKNDNDPKFMQDVFTFYVKENLQPNSPVGMVTVMDADKGRNAEMSLYIEENSNIFSIENDTGTIYSTMSFDREHQTTYTFRVKAVDGGDPPRSATATVSLFVMDENDNAPTVTLPRNISYTLLPPSSHVRTVVATVLATDSDDGINADLNYSIVGGNPFKLFEIDSASGVVSLVGKLTQKHYGLHRLVVQVNDSGQPSQSTTTLVHVFVNESVSNATVIDSQIARSLHTPLTQDIAGDPSYEISKQRLSIVIGVVAGIMTVILIILIVVMARYCRSKSKNGYEAGKKDHEDFFTPQQHDKSKKPKKDKKNKKSKQPLYSSIVTVEASKPNGQRYDSVNEKLSDSPSMGRYRSVNGGPGSPDLARHYKSSSPLPTVQLHPQSPTAGKKHQAVQDLPPANTFVGAGDNISIGSDHCSEYSCQTNNKYSKQPFRRVTFSVVSQPQDPHQGSLQSCYDSGLEESETPSSKSSSGPRLGALPLPEDNYERTTPDGSVGEAEHMENGRGKHNIHTHHHASEP; encoded by the coding sequence aTGCTGAGGATGCGGACCGCGGGATGGGCGCGCGGCGGGTGCCTgggctgctgcctcctcctgccgCTCTGGCTCAGCCTGGCGGCCGCCAAGCAGCTCCTACGGTACCGGCTGGCCGAGGAGGGCCCCGCGGACGTCCGCATCGGCAACGTCGCCTCGGACCTGGGCATCGTGACCGGCTCCGGGGAGGTGACTTTCAGCCTGGAGTCGGGCTCCGAGTACCTGAAGATCGACAACATCACGGGCGAGCTGAGCACGAGCGAGCGGCGCATAGACCGGGAGAAGCTGCCCCAGTGTCAGATGATCTTCGACGAGAACGAGTGCTTCCTGGACTTCGAGGTGTCGGTGATCGGGCCCTCGCAGAGCTGGGTGGACTTGTTTGAGGGTCGGGTCATCGTGCTCGACATCAACGACAACACGCCCACCTTCCCGTCGCCCGTGCTCACGCTCACGGTGGAGGAGAACCGGGCGGTGGGCACTCTGTACCTGCTGCCCACCGCCACCGATCGCGACTTCGGCCGCAACGGCATTGAACGCTACGAGCTGCTGCAGGAgcccgggggcggcggcggcggcggcggcggcgagggccGGCGCGCTGGGGCGGCCGACAGCGCCCCCTACCCCGGGGGCGGCGGGAACGGCGCGAGTGGCGGCGGCCCCGGCGGCTCCAAGCGGCGGCTGGACGCGCCGGAGGCCGGCGGCGGGACGAGCCCCGGCGGCCGCAGCAGCGTGTTCGAGCTGCAGGTGGCGGACACCCCTGACGGCGAGAAGCAGCCGCAGCTGATCGTCAAGGGGGCGCTGGACCGCGAGCAGCGCGACTCCTACGAGCTGACCCTGAGGGTGCGCGACGGCGGCGACCCGCCGCGGTCCTCTCAGGCCATCTTGCGGGTGCTCATCACCGACGTGAATGACAACAGCCCCCGCTTCGAGAAGAGCGTGTACGAGGCCGACCTGGCCGAGAACAGCGCCCCGGGGACGCCCATCCTGCAGCTGCGCGCCGCCGACCTGGACGTGGGGGTCAACGGGCAGATCGAGTACGTGTTCGGGGCCGCCACCGAGTCCGTGAGGCGGCTGCTGCGCCTCGACGAGACGTCCGGCTGGCTCAGCGTGCTGCACCGCATCGACCGCGAGGAGGTGAACCAGCTGCGCTTCACGGTCATGGCCCGCGACCGCGGGCAGCCCCCCAAGACCGACAAGGCCACCGTCGTCCTCAACATCAAAGACGAGAACGACAACGTGCCGTCCATCGAGATCCGCAAGATCGGGCGCATCCCGCTCAAGGACGGGGTGGCCAACGTGGCGGAGGACGTCCTGGTGGACACCCCCATAGCACTGGTGCAGGTGTCCGACCGGGACCAGGGTGAGAATGGCGTGGTCACCTGCACCGTGGTGGGCGACGTGCCCTTCCAGCTCAAGCCGGCCAGCGACAGCGAGGGCGACCAGAACAAGAAAAAGTACTTCCTGCACACCTCGGCTCCGCTGGACTACGAGGCCACGCGGGAGTTCAACGTGGTCATAGTGGCGGTGGACTctggcagccccagcctctcCAGCAACAACTCCCTCATTGTCAAGGTGGGCGACACCAACGACAACCCTCCGGTCTTTGGCCAGTCAGTGGTCGAGGTCTACTTCCCCGAAAACAACGTCCCCGGGGAGCGGGtggccacggtgctggccacggACGCCGACAGCGGGAAGAACGCCGAGGTCGCCTACTCGCTGGACTCGTCCGTGCTGGGGGTCTTCGCCATCGACCCCGACTCTGGGGACATCCTCGTGAACACCGTGCTGGACCGCGAGCAGACGGACAGGTATGAGTTTAAAGTAAACGCCAAAGACAAAGGCATCCCGGTGCTGCAGGGCAGCACCACGGTGATCGTGCAAGTGGCTGATAAGAATGACAATGACCCCAAGTTTATGCAGGACGTCTTCACCTTTTATGTGAAAGAAAACCTGCAGCCCAACAGCCCGGTGGGGATGGTCACTGTGATGGATGCTGACAAGGGGCGGAACGCGGAGATGAGTCTATACATCGAGGAGAACAGCAACATTTTTTCTATTGAAAACGACACAGGGACCATTTACTCCACCATGTCCTTTGACCGGGAGCACCAGACCACATACACTTTCAGAGTGAAAGCTGTGGATGGGGGAGATCCTCCTAGGTCTGCCACAGCCACAGTGTCTCTCTTTGTGATGGATGAAAATGACAATGCCCCCACAGTCACCCTGCCCAGAAACATTTCCTACACTTTGCTGCCACCTTCGAGTCATGTCAGGACAGTAGTAGCCACCGTGCTGGCGACAGACAGCGATGATGGCATCAACGCAGACCTGAACTACAGCATTGTGGGAGGGAACCCCTTCAAGCTGTTTGAGATTGACTCCGCCAGTGGTGTGGTTTCCTTGGTGGGCAAACTCACTCAGAAGCATTATGGCTTGCACAGGTTGGTGGTGCAAGTGAACGACAGTGGGCAACCTTCCCAGTCCACCACCACGCTGGTGCATGTGTTTGTCAATGAAAGCGTCTCTAACGCCACCGTGATCGACTCCCAGATAGCCAGAAGTCTGCACACCCCACTCACCCAGGATATAGCCGGAGACCCAAGCTATGAGATTAGCAAACAGAGACTCAGCATTGTCATTGGGGTGGTTGCTGGCATTATGACAGTGATCCTGATCATCTTGATTGTAGTGATGGCCAGGTACTGCAGGTCCAAGAGCAAAAACGGCTATGAGGCCGGCAAAAAAGATCACGAAGACTTTTTTACACCCCAACAGCATGACAAATCTAAAAAGCCCAAAAaggacaagaaaaacaaaaaatccaagcAGCCTCTCTACAGCAGCATTGTCACTGTAGAAGCTTCTAAACCAAATGGACAAAGGTATGATAGTGTCAATGAGAAGCTGTCAGACAGCCCAAGCATGGGGCGCTACAGATCTGTTAATGGTGGGCCTGGCAGTCCTGACCTGGCCAGGCATTATAAATCCAGTTCCCCCTTGCCTACTGTCCAGCTTCACCCCCAGTCACCAACTGCAGGGAAAAAACACCAGGCCGTACAAGATCTACCACCAGCCAACACATTTGTGGGAGCAGGAGACAACATTTCTATTGGATCAGATCACTGCTCTGAGTATAGCTGTCAAACCAATAACAAGTACAGCAAACAG
- the PCDH7 gene encoding protocadherin-7 isoform X13 — MLRMRTAGWARGGCLGCCLLLPLWLSLAAAKQLLRYRLAEEGPADVRIGNVASDLGIVTGSGEVTFSLESGSEYLKIDNITGELSTSERRIDREKLPQCQMIFDENECFLDFEVSVIGPSQSWVDLFEGRVIVLDINDNTPTFPSPVLTLTVEENRAVGTLYLLPTATDRDFGRNGIERYELLQEPGGGGGGGGGEGRRAGAADSAPYPGGGGNGASGGGPGGSKRRLDAPEAGGGTSPGGRSSVFELQVADTPDGEKQPQLIVKGALDREQRDSYELTLRVRDGGDPPRSSQAILRVLITDVNDNSPRFEKSVYEADLAENSAPGTPILQLRAADLDVGVNGQIEYVFGAATESVRRLLRLDETSGWLSVLHRIDREEVNQLRFTVMARDRGQPPKTDKATVVLNIKDENDNVPSIEIRKIGRIPLKDGVANVAEDVLVDTPIALVQVSDRDQGENGVVTCTVVGDVPFQLKPASDSEGDQNKKKYFLHTSAPLDYEATREFNVVIVAVDSGSPSLSSNNSLIVKVGDTNDNPPVFGQSVVEVYFPENNVPGERVATVLATDADSGKNAEVAYSLDSSVLGVFAIDPDSGDILVNTVLDREQTDRYEFKVNAKDKGIPVLQGSTTVIVQVADKNDNDPKFMQDVFTFYVKENLQPNSPVGMVTVMDADKGRNAEMSLYIEENSNIFSIENDTGTIYSTMSFDREHQTTYTFRVKAVDGGDPPRSATATVSLFVMDENDNAPTVTLPRNISYTLLPPSSHVRTVVATVLATDSDDGINADLNYSIVGGNPFKLFEIDSASGVVSLVGKLTQKHYGLHRLVVQVNDSGQPSQSTTTLVHVFVNESVSNATVIDSQIARSLHTPLTQDIAGDPSYEISKQRLSIVIGVVAGIMTVILIILIVVMARYCRSKSKNGYEAGKKDHEDFFTPQQHDKSKKPKKDKKNKKSKQPLYSSIVTVEASKPNGQRYDSVNEKLSDSPSMGRYRSVNGGPGSPDLARHYKSSSPLPTVQLHPQSPTAGKKHQAVQDLPPANTFVGAGDNISIGSDHCSEYSCQTNNKYSKQVDTVQTTNPPGHIEESCKMNVCARK; from the coding sequence aTGCTGAGGATGCGGACCGCGGGATGGGCGCGCGGCGGGTGCCTgggctgctgcctcctcctgccgCTCTGGCTCAGCCTGGCGGCCGCCAAGCAGCTCCTACGGTACCGGCTGGCCGAGGAGGGCCCCGCGGACGTCCGCATCGGCAACGTCGCCTCGGACCTGGGCATCGTGACCGGCTCCGGGGAGGTGACTTTCAGCCTGGAGTCGGGCTCCGAGTACCTGAAGATCGACAACATCACGGGCGAGCTGAGCACGAGCGAGCGGCGCATAGACCGGGAGAAGCTGCCCCAGTGTCAGATGATCTTCGACGAGAACGAGTGCTTCCTGGACTTCGAGGTGTCGGTGATCGGGCCCTCGCAGAGCTGGGTGGACTTGTTTGAGGGTCGGGTCATCGTGCTCGACATCAACGACAACACGCCCACCTTCCCGTCGCCCGTGCTCACGCTCACGGTGGAGGAGAACCGGGCGGTGGGCACTCTGTACCTGCTGCCCACCGCCACCGATCGCGACTTCGGCCGCAACGGCATTGAACGCTACGAGCTGCTGCAGGAgcccgggggcggcggcggcggcggcggcggcgagggccGGCGCGCTGGGGCGGCCGACAGCGCCCCCTACCCCGGGGGCGGCGGGAACGGCGCGAGTGGCGGCGGCCCCGGCGGCTCCAAGCGGCGGCTGGACGCGCCGGAGGCCGGCGGCGGGACGAGCCCCGGCGGCCGCAGCAGCGTGTTCGAGCTGCAGGTGGCGGACACCCCTGACGGCGAGAAGCAGCCGCAGCTGATCGTCAAGGGGGCGCTGGACCGCGAGCAGCGCGACTCCTACGAGCTGACCCTGAGGGTGCGCGACGGCGGCGACCCGCCGCGGTCCTCTCAGGCCATCTTGCGGGTGCTCATCACCGACGTGAATGACAACAGCCCCCGCTTCGAGAAGAGCGTGTACGAGGCCGACCTGGCCGAGAACAGCGCCCCGGGGACGCCCATCCTGCAGCTGCGCGCCGCCGACCTGGACGTGGGGGTCAACGGGCAGATCGAGTACGTGTTCGGGGCCGCCACCGAGTCCGTGAGGCGGCTGCTGCGCCTCGACGAGACGTCCGGCTGGCTCAGCGTGCTGCACCGCATCGACCGCGAGGAGGTGAACCAGCTGCGCTTCACGGTCATGGCCCGCGACCGCGGGCAGCCCCCCAAGACCGACAAGGCCACCGTCGTCCTCAACATCAAAGACGAGAACGACAACGTGCCGTCCATCGAGATCCGCAAGATCGGGCGCATCCCGCTCAAGGACGGGGTGGCCAACGTGGCGGAGGACGTCCTGGTGGACACCCCCATAGCACTGGTGCAGGTGTCCGACCGGGACCAGGGTGAGAATGGCGTGGTCACCTGCACCGTGGTGGGCGACGTGCCCTTCCAGCTCAAGCCGGCCAGCGACAGCGAGGGCGACCAGAACAAGAAAAAGTACTTCCTGCACACCTCGGCTCCGCTGGACTACGAGGCCACGCGGGAGTTCAACGTGGTCATAGTGGCGGTGGACTctggcagccccagcctctcCAGCAACAACTCCCTCATTGTCAAGGTGGGCGACACCAACGACAACCCTCCGGTCTTTGGCCAGTCAGTGGTCGAGGTCTACTTCCCCGAAAACAACGTCCCCGGGGAGCGGGtggccacggtgctggccacggACGCCGACAGCGGGAAGAACGCCGAGGTCGCCTACTCGCTGGACTCGTCCGTGCTGGGGGTCTTCGCCATCGACCCCGACTCTGGGGACATCCTCGTGAACACCGTGCTGGACCGCGAGCAGACGGACAGGTATGAGTTTAAAGTAAACGCCAAAGACAAAGGCATCCCGGTGCTGCAGGGCAGCACCACGGTGATCGTGCAAGTGGCTGATAAGAATGACAATGACCCCAAGTTTATGCAGGACGTCTTCACCTTTTATGTGAAAGAAAACCTGCAGCCCAACAGCCCGGTGGGGATGGTCACTGTGATGGATGCTGACAAGGGGCGGAACGCGGAGATGAGTCTATACATCGAGGAGAACAGCAACATTTTTTCTATTGAAAACGACACAGGGACCATTTACTCCACCATGTCCTTTGACCGGGAGCACCAGACCACATACACTTTCAGAGTGAAAGCTGTGGATGGGGGAGATCCTCCTAGGTCTGCCACAGCCACAGTGTCTCTCTTTGTGATGGATGAAAATGACAATGCCCCCACAGTCACCCTGCCCAGAAACATTTCCTACACTTTGCTGCCACCTTCGAGTCATGTCAGGACAGTAGTAGCCACCGTGCTGGCGACAGACAGCGATGATGGCATCAACGCAGACCTGAACTACAGCATTGTGGGAGGGAACCCCTTCAAGCTGTTTGAGATTGACTCCGCCAGTGGTGTGGTTTCCTTGGTGGGCAAACTCACTCAGAAGCATTATGGCTTGCACAGGTTGGTGGTGCAAGTGAACGACAGTGGGCAACCTTCCCAGTCCACCACCACGCTGGTGCATGTGTTTGTCAATGAAAGCGTCTCTAACGCCACCGTGATCGACTCCCAGATAGCCAGAAGTCTGCACACCCCACTCACCCAGGATATAGCCGGAGACCCAAGCTATGAGATTAGCAAACAGAGACTCAGCATTGTCATTGGGGTGGTTGCTGGCATTATGACAGTGATCCTGATCATCTTGATTGTAGTGATGGCCAGGTACTGCAGGTCCAAGAGCAAAAACGGCTATGAGGCCGGCAAAAAAGATCACGAAGACTTTTTTACACCCCAACAGCATGACAAATCTAAAAAGCCCAAAAaggacaagaaaaacaaaaaatccaagcAGCCTCTCTACAGCAGCATTGTCACTGTAGAAGCTTCTAAACCAAATGGACAAAGGTATGATAGTGTCAATGAGAAGCTGTCAGACAGCCCAAGCATGGGGCGCTACAGATCTGTTAATGGTGGGCCTGGCAGTCCTGACCTGGCCAGGCATTATAAATCCAGTTCCCCCTTGCCTACTGTCCAGCTTCACCCCCAGTCACCAACTGCAGGGAAAAAACACCAGGCCGTACAAGATCTACCACCAGCCAACACATTTGTGGGAGCAGGAGACAACATTTCTATTGGATCAGATCACTGCTCTGAGTATAGCTGTCAAACCAATAACAAGTACAGCAAACAG
- the PCDH7 gene encoding protocadherin-7 isoform X9, whose amino-acid sequence MLRMRTAGWARGGCLGCCLLLPLWLSLAAAKQLLRYRLAEEGPADVRIGNVASDLGIVTGSGEVTFSLESGSEYLKIDNITGELSTSERRIDREKLPQCQMIFDENECFLDFEVSVIGPSQSWVDLFEGRVIVLDINDNTPTFPSPVLTLTVEENRAVGTLYLLPTATDRDFGRNGIERYELLQEPGGGGGGGGGEGRRAGAADSAPYPGGGGNGASGGGPGGSKRRLDAPEAGGGTSPGGRSSVFELQVADTPDGEKQPQLIVKGALDREQRDSYELTLRVRDGGDPPRSSQAILRVLITDVNDNSPRFEKSVYEADLAENSAPGTPILQLRAADLDVGVNGQIEYVFGAATESVRRLLRLDETSGWLSVLHRIDREEVNQLRFTVMARDRGQPPKTDKATVVLNIKDENDNVPSIEIRKIGRIPLKDGVANVAEDVLVDTPIALVQVSDRDQGENGVVTCTVVGDVPFQLKPASDSEGDQNKKKYFLHTSAPLDYEATREFNVVIVAVDSGSPSLSSNNSLIVKVGDTNDNPPVFGQSVVEVYFPENNVPGERVATVLATDADSGKNAEVAYSLDSSVLGVFAIDPDSGDILVNTVLDREQTDRYEFKVNAKDKGIPVLQGSTTVIVQVADKNDNDPKFMQDVFTFYVKENLQPNSPVGMVTVMDADKGRNAEMSLYIEENSNIFSIENDTGTIYSTMSFDREHQTTYTFRVKAVDGGDPPRSATATVSLFVMDENDNAPTVTLPRNISYTLLPPSSHVRTVVATVLATDSDDGINADLNYSIVGGNPFKLFEIDSASGVVSLVGKLTQKHYGLHRLVVQVNDSGQPSQSTTTLVHVFVNESVSNATVIDSQIARSLHTPLTQDIAGDPSYEISKQRLSIVIGVVAGIMTVILIILIVVMARYCRSKSKNGYEAGKKDHEDFFTPQQHDKSKKPKKDKKNKKSKQPLYSSIVTVEASKPNGQRYDSVNEKLSDSPSMGRYRSVNGGPGSPDLARHYKSSSPLPTVQLHPQSPTAGKKHQAVQDLPPANTFVGAGDNISIGSDHCSEYSCQTNNKYSKQPFRRVTFSVVSQPQDPHQGSLQSCYDSGLEESETPSSKSSSGPRLGALPLPEDNYERTTPDGSVGVAAITTFPFLPFPHGKTHGRRVLLRPLH is encoded by the coding sequence aTGCTGAGGATGCGGACCGCGGGATGGGCGCGCGGCGGGTGCCTgggctgctgcctcctcctgccgCTCTGGCTCAGCCTGGCGGCCGCCAAGCAGCTCCTACGGTACCGGCTGGCCGAGGAGGGCCCCGCGGACGTCCGCATCGGCAACGTCGCCTCGGACCTGGGCATCGTGACCGGCTCCGGGGAGGTGACTTTCAGCCTGGAGTCGGGCTCCGAGTACCTGAAGATCGACAACATCACGGGCGAGCTGAGCACGAGCGAGCGGCGCATAGACCGGGAGAAGCTGCCCCAGTGTCAGATGATCTTCGACGAGAACGAGTGCTTCCTGGACTTCGAGGTGTCGGTGATCGGGCCCTCGCAGAGCTGGGTGGACTTGTTTGAGGGTCGGGTCATCGTGCTCGACATCAACGACAACACGCCCACCTTCCCGTCGCCCGTGCTCACGCTCACGGTGGAGGAGAACCGGGCGGTGGGCACTCTGTACCTGCTGCCCACCGCCACCGATCGCGACTTCGGCCGCAACGGCATTGAACGCTACGAGCTGCTGCAGGAgcccgggggcggcggcggcggcggcggcggcgagggccGGCGCGCTGGGGCGGCCGACAGCGCCCCCTACCCCGGGGGCGGCGGGAACGGCGCGAGTGGCGGCGGCCCCGGCGGCTCCAAGCGGCGGCTGGACGCGCCGGAGGCCGGCGGCGGGACGAGCCCCGGCGGCCGCAGCAGCGTGTTCGAGCTGCAGGTGGCGGACACCCCTGACGGCGAGAAGCAGCCGCAGCTGATCGTCAAGGGGGCGCTGGACCGCGAGCAGCGCGACTCCTACGAGCTGACCCTGAGGGTGCGCGACGGCGGCGACCCGCCGCGGTCCTCTCAGGCCATCTTGCGGGTGCTCATCACCGACGTGAATGACAACAGCCCCCGCTTCGAGAAGAGCGTGTACGAGGCCGACCTGGCCGAGAACAGCGCCCCGGGGACGCCCATCCTGCAGCTGCGCGCCGCCGACCTGGACGTGGGGGTCAACGGGCAGATCGAGTACGTGTTCGGGGCCGCCACCGAGTCCGTGAGGCGGCTGCTGCGCCTCGACGAGACGTCCGGCTGGCTCAGCGTGCTGCACCGCATCGACCGCGAGGAGGTGAACCAGCTGCGCTTCACGGTCATGGCCCGCGACCGCGGGCAGCCCCCCAAGACCGACAAGGCCACCGTCGTCCTCAACATCAAAGACGAGAACGACAACGTGCCGTCCATCGAGATCCGCAAGATCGGGCGCATCCCGCTCAAGGACGGGGTGGCCAACGTGGCGGAGGACGTCCTGGTGGACACCCCCATAGCACTGGTGCAGGTGTCCGACCGGGACCAGGGTGAGAATGGCGTGGTCACCTGCACCGTGGTGGGCGACGTGCCCTTCCAGCTCAAGCCGGCCAGCGACAGCGAGGGCGACCAGAACAAGAAAAAGTACTTCCTGCACACCTCGGCTCCGCTGGACTACGAGGCCACGCGGGAGTTCAACGTGGTCATAGTGGCGGTGGACTctggcagccccagcctctcCAGCAACAACTCCCTCATTGTCAAGGTGGGCGACACCAACGACAACCCTCCGGTCTTTGGCCAGTCAGTGGTCGAGGTCTACTTCCCCGAAAACAACGTCCCCGGGGAGCGGGtggccacggtgctggccacggACGCCGACAGCGGGAAGAACGCCGAGGTCGCCTACTCGCTGGACTCGTCCGTGCTGGGGGTCTTCGCCATCGACCCCGACTCTGGGGACATCCTCGTGAACACCGTGCTGGACCGCGAGCAGACGGACAGGTATGAGTTTAAAGTAAACGCCAAAGACAAAGGCATCCCGGTGCTGCAGGGCAGCACCACGGTGATCGTGCAAGTGGCTGATAAGAATGACAATGACCCCAAGTTTATGCAGGACGTCTTCACCTTTTATGTGAAAGAAAACCTGCAGCCCAACAGCCCGGTGGGGATGGTCACTGTGATGGATGCTGACAAGGGGCGGAACGCGGAGATGAGTCTATACATCGAGGAGAACAGCAACATTTTTTCTATTGAAAACGACACAGGGACCATTTACTCCACCATGTCCTTTGACCGGGAGCACCAGACCACATACACTTTCAGAGTGAAAGCTGTGGATGGGGGAGATCCTCCTAGGTCTGCCACAGCCACAGTGTCTCTCTTTGTGATGGATGAAAATGACAATGCCCCCACAGTCACCCTGCCCAGAAACATTTCCTACACTTTGCTGCCACCTTCGAGTCATGTCAGGACAGTAGTAGCCACCGTGCTGGCGACAGACAGCGATGATGGCATCAACGCAGACCTGAACTACAGCATTGTGGGAGGGAACCCCTTCAAGCTGTTTGAGATTGACTCCGCCAGTGGTGTGGTTTCCTTGGTGGGCAAACTCACTCAGAAGCATTATGGCTTGCACAGGTTGGTGGTGCAAGTGAACGACAGTGGGCAACCTTCCCAGTCCACCACCACGCTGGTGCATGTGTTTGTCAATGAAAGCGTCTCTAACGCCACCGTGATCGACTCCCAGATAGCCAGAAGTCTGCACACCCCACTCACCCAGGATATAGCCGGAGACCCAAGCTATGAGATTAGCAAACAGAGACTCAGCATTGTCATTGGGGTGGTTGCTGGCATTATGACAGTGATCCTGATCATCTTGATTGTAGTGATGGCCAGGTACTGCAGGTCCAAGAGCAAAAACGGCTATGAGGCCGGCAAAAAAGATCACGAAGACTTTTTTACACCCCAACAGCATGACAAATCTAAAAAGCCCAAAAaggacaagaaaaacaaaaaatccaagcAGCCTCTCTACAGCAGCATTGTCACTGTAGAAGCTTCTAAACCAAATGGACAAAGGTATGATAGTGTCAATGAGAAGCTGTCAGACAGCCCAAGCATGGGGCGCTACAGATCTGTTAATGGTGGGCCTGGCAGTCCTGACCTGGCCAGGCATTATAAATCCAGTTCCCCCTTGCCTACTGTCCAGCTTCACCCCCAGTCACCAACTGCAGGGAAAAAACACCAGGCCGTACAAGATCTACCACCAGCCAACACATTTGTGGGAGCAGGAGACAACATTTCTATTGGATCAGATCACTGCTCTGAGTATAGCTGTCAAACCAATAACAAGTACAGCAAACAG